In a single window of the Plodia interpunctella isolate USDA-ARS_2022_Savannah chromosome 26, ilPloInte3.2, whole genome shotgun sequence genome:
- the LOC128681187 gene encoding uncharacterized protein LOC128681187, which yields MSLFFVSKLSIACIIICVAFLIRESNARPPWMKPGSGVFTESAECHSDDELLDLCQRCAKLTKSKQALSACCSTDMEARKWCSDYVYFGRGQFDVY from the exons ATGTCGTTGTTTTTTGTGTcg AAACTGTCGATAGCCTGCATAATAATATGCGTGGCTTTCCTCATCCGGGAATCGAACGCGCGACCTCCCTGGATGAAACCAGGCAGTGGGGTCTTCACGGAGTCAGCTGAGTGCCACTCTGat GACGAACTCCTAGATCTCTGCCAGAGGTGTGCCAAGCTCACCAAGTCCAAACAAGCGCTCTCTGCATGTTGCTCAACGGACATGGAAGCCAGGAAATGGTGCTCCGATTATGTATACTTTGGTAGAGGGCAATTTGATGTGTATTAA